The Acomys russatus chromosome 3, mAcoRus1.1, whole genome shotgun sequence genome has a window encoding:
- the LOC127186862 gene encoding granzyme-like protein 2 — translation MLLLLVFLVSILPLSTDGGKIFWGTEAKPHSRPYMAFIKYYDSNSNIRRCGGFLVEKDIVMTAAHCHGRNMRVTLGVHNISENKTIQVIPIQKTKLHEAFNNTTLVNDIMLLKLERKAQNNSFVKTIALPKSQDWVKPGKVCTVAGWGELRNCALPDTLREVNLEVQNSQKCQEMFNGYNNFTQICVGNPKEKKATGEEDSGGPFVCDNVAQGIVSRHHCTGEIPQVFTRISSFIPWIKKTIKLLQQP, via the exons atgctcctgcTCCTGGTCTTCCTGGTGTCTATCCTACCACTCAGCACTGATGGAG gAAAAATCTTTTGGGGTACAGAGGCCAAACCTCACTCCCGGCCTTACATGGCATTCATAAAATACTACGATAGCAACTCAAACATCCGTCGCTGTGGTGGTTTCCTTGTGGAAAAGGACATCGTAATGACAGCAGCTCACTGTCATGGAAG AAATATGAGAGTAACCTTGGGTGTTCACAATATCAGCGAAAATAAAACCATCCAGGTCATTCCCattcaaaaaaccaaacttcaCGAGGCCTTTAATAACACAACACTGGTTAATGACATCATGCTACTAAAG CTGGAACGCAAAGCTCAAAACAATAGTTTTGTGAAGACCATTGCCCTGCCAAAGAGCCAGGACTGGGTGAAACCTGGAAAGGTGTGCACAGTGGCCGGCTGGGGTGAACTGCGCAATTGTGCCCTTCCTGACACACTTCGAGAAGTAAACCTAGAAgttcaaaatagccagaaatgCCAAGAAATGTTCAATGGCTACAACAACTTCACCCAGATCTGTGTGGGAAATCCCAAGGAGAAGAAGGCTACTGGTGAG GAAGATTCCGGGGGACCCTTCGTGTGTGACAATGTGGCCCAGGGCATTGTCAGCCGACACCACTGCACTGGGGAAATTCCTCAGGTATTCACCAGAATCTCCAGCTTTATACCTTGGATTAAGAAAACAATCAAACTCCTTCAACAACCATAG
- the LOC127186857 gene encoding cathepsin G, translating to MQPLLLLVTFILLQGDEAGKIIGGREARPHSYPYMAFLLIQSPEGLSACGGFLVREDFVMTAAHCLGGSINVTLGAHNIQRQERTQQHITVLRAVPHPNYNPQIIRNDIMLLQLSRQIRRNRAVQPVALPQASKRLQPGDLCTVAGWGRVSPSRGTNVLQEVQLRVQRDQKCSGRFESFSSETQICVGNPRERKSAFRGDSGGPLVCNNVAQGIVSYGDSNGTPPAVFTRIQSFMPWIKRTMRRLAPRHRRTADSLSRAQTNSRGFP from the exons ATGCAGCCACTCCTGCTCCTGGTGACCTTTATTCTACTCCAAGGAGATGAGGCAG GAAAGATCATTGGAGGCCGAGAAGCTAGGCCCCATTCCTACCCCTACATGGCATTTCTTCTGATCCAGAGTCCAGAAGGACTGAGCGCTTGTGGAGGGTTTCTTGTGCGAGAAGACTTTGTGATGACAGCAGCTCATTGCTTGGGAGG ATCCATAAATGTCACCCTCGGGGCCCACAACATCCAAAGACAAGAAAGGACCCAGCAACACATCACTGTGCTCAGAGCCGTCCCTCATCCCAATTACAATCCTCAGATCATCCGAAATGACATCATGCTCCTGCAG CTGAGCCGCCAAATCCGGAGGAATCGAGCCGTGCAGCCCGTGGCTCTGCCTCAGGCCAGCAAGAGACTGCAGCCTGGGGACTTGTGCACAGTGGCTGGCTGGGGTCGGGTGAGCCCAAGCAGGGGTACAAACGTCCTTCAGGAGGTGCAGCTAAGAGTGCAAAGAGACCAAAAGTGCAGTGGTCGCTTCGAATCCTTCAGCAGTGAGACTCAGATCTGTGTGGGAAACCCAAGAGAAAGGAAGTCTGCCTTCAGG GGTGATTCTGGTGGTCCTCTGGTATGTAACAATGTGGCCCAGGGTATCGTCTCCTATGGGGACAGTAATGGTACTCCTCCAGCTGTGTTCACCAGGATCCAGAGCTTCATGCCCTGGATAAAGAGAACAATGAGGCGCCTTGCACCACGGCATCGGAGAACTGCTGACTCCCTCTCTCGGGCACAGACCAACTCAAGGGGATTTCCATAG